One Desulfonatronovibrio hydrogenovorans DSM 9292 DNA segment encodes these proteins:
- a CDS encoding quaternary amine ABC transporter ATP-binding protein yields the protein MEKIVLKNVCKIFGDSPKKALAMLKDGQSKDQIQAKTGAVVGVNNASFDVKEGEIVVVMGLSGSGKSTLVRCINRLFEPTSGEILVDGQDVRKLSKDQLRQFRREKFGMVFQNFALFPHRTVIHNVEFGLEIQGAEQGLRREKAEQALELVGLKGWGEKFPSELSGGMQQRVGLARALALDPDILLMDEAFSALDPLIRRDMQDELISLQQTMRKTIVFISHDLDEALKLGDRIVLMKDGAVVQIGTPEDILMNPSNEYVAKFVEEVDITKVLTAETIMKKSQDVAYLTADGPRTAMRKMKNNAIASLFVLDKDNSLQGIVFANEVAKLIEKGEKNLDSVIHRDISTVSPDTSASDLFAVMQDISYPVAVVDENNKLKGIIVKGILMAAIAERGGNI from the coding sequence ATGGAAAAAATTGTACTCAAGAATGTATGCAAGATCTTTGGTGACAGCCCGAAAAAGGCCCTGGCCATGCTCAAGGACGGCCAGTCCAAGGATCAGATCCAGGCCAAGACAGGGGCTGTGGTTGGAGTCAATAATGCCTCCTTTGACGTCAAGGAAGGTGAAATAGTCGTTGTCATGGGCCTGTCCGGAAGCGGAAAGTCCACCCTGGTGCGCTGCATAAACAGGCTTTTTGAGCCTACTTCAGGCGAGATTCTGGTGGATGGCCAGGATGTGCGCAAGCTGAGCAAAGACCAGCTTCGTCAGTTCAGACGGGAGAAGTTTGGAATGGTTTTTCAGAATTTCGCCCTGTTTCCCCATCGAACAGTAATTCATAATGTGGAATTCGGCCTGGAAATCCAGGGAGCTGAGCAGGGCTTGCGCCGGGAAAAAGCAGAACAGGCTCTGGAACTGGTAGGTCTCAAAGGCTGGGGAGAAAAGTTTCCATCTGAGCTTTCCGGGGGGATGCAGCAGCGGGTTGGTCTAGCCAGGGCCCTGGCTCTGGATCCGGACATCCTGCTCATGGATGAGGCATTCAGCGCCCTGGACCCCCTTATCAGGAGGGATATGCAGGATGAGCTCATCAGCCTGCAGCAGACCATGCGCAAGACCATTGTCTTTATCAGCCACGATCTGGATGAGGCCCTGAAGCTGGGTGACCGGATTGTGCTCATGAAGGACGGGGCCGTGGTCCAGATCGGAACGCCTGAAGACATCCTCATGAACCCTTCCAATGAATATGTAGCCAAATTTGTTGAAGAAGTGGACATCACCAAGGTCCTGACTGCAGAAACCATCATGAAAAAATCCCAGGACGTGGCCTATCTGACTGCCGACGGTCCCAGGACGGCCATGCGCAAGATGAAGAACAACGCCATTGCATCCCTTTTTGTTCTGGACAAGGACAACAGCCTGCAGGGGATTGTCTTTGCCAATGAAGTGGCCAAGCTCATTGAAAAGGGTGAAAAAAATCTGGACTCAGTAATCCACCGGGATATTTCAACGGTCAGCCCGGACACCTCAGCCTCGGACCTTTTCGCGGTCATGCAGGATATTTCTTATCCTGTGGCTGTGGTGGATGAAAACAACAAATTGAAAGGCATCATCGTCAAAGGTATTCTGATGGCGGCCATTGCCGAGCGGGGAGGAAACAT
- the lysS gene encoding lysine--tRNA ligase gives MNKQNQNDQSESQVIQHRRQKAKFLADNQVPLFPNTFRKDTDIFSVISARGDASAEDLEKDPGEYSVAGRIMALRSFGKVTFIHIQDHTERIQVFVQRDVLGQEHYQIFKKFDIGDIVGVKGGLFRTRTGELTIKADHIMLLSKSFRPLPEKYHGLKDVETRYRQRYVDLLVNPDAKRIFSARTRIVRFIREFLDQKGFMEVETPMMQAIPGGATARPFHTHHNALDMKLYLRIAPELYLKRLLVGGFEKVYEINRNFRNEGISTRHNPEFTMLEFYWAYVDFQELMAFTEEMFSSLAMHMFGQTRIIYQENTIDLTPPWTKLSFHESLEKIGGLAREDFQDPEKATRLVKNLGESVQTGEKLGKIQAKLFDILVEPKLVQPHFIYHYPTDISPLSRKNEQDPSITDRFELFITGREMANAFSELNDPMDQRERFEDQVLEKEAGDDEAHFMDEDYVRALEYGMPPAGGEGIGIDRLVMLFTDSPSIREVILFPLLRPEVSTG, from the coding sequence TTGAACAAACAAAACCAGAACGATCAAAGCGAAAGCCAGGTTATTCAGCATCGCAGACAAAAAGCCAAGTTCCTGGCCGACAACCAGGTCCCTCTTTTCCCTAACACCTTTCGCAAGGACACTGATATCTTTTCAGTCATCTCTGCCAGGGGGGACGCAAGTGCAGAAGACCTTGAAAAGGATCCAGGGGAGTACAGTGTAGCCGGACGGATCATGGCCCTGCGCTCTTTCGGCAAGGTCACCTTCATCCATATCCAGGACCATACCGAAAGAATCCAGGTCTTTGTTCAACGCGATGTTTTGGGCCAGGAACATTACCAGATATTCAAGAAATTCGACATTGGCGACATCGTAGGCGTCAAGGGAGGCCTGTTCAGAACCAGGACCGGCGAGCTGACCATCAAGGCTGACCACATCATGCTTCTGTCCAAGTCCTTTCGTCCCCTGCCGGAAAAGTATCACGGCCTGAAGGACGTTGAAACCAGGTATCGCCAGAGATATGTGGACCTGCTGGTCAATCCGGATGCCAAAAGAATTTTTTCGGCCAGAACCAGGATAGTCCGGTTCATAAGGGAATTCCTGGATCAAAAGGGATTCATGGAGGTGGAGACCCCCATGATGCAGGCCATACCCGGCGGAGCAACAGCCCGGCCCTTTCACACCCACCATAACGCCCTGGATATGAAACTTTACCTGCGTATCGCGCCTGAGCTGTACCTGAAAAGACTCCTGGTGGGCGGTTTTGAAAAAGTCTATGAAATAAACCGCAATTTTCGCAATGAAGGGATCTCCACCCGGCACAATCCTGAATTCACCATGCTTGAATTTTACTGGGCCTATGTGGATTTCCAGGAACTCATGGCTTTTACCGAGGAGATGTTCTCTTCCCTGGCCATGCATATGTTCGGCCAGACCAGAATCATTTATCAGGAGAACACCATTGACCTGACCCCCCCCTGGACCAAGTTGTCATTCCACGAGTCCCTGGAAAAGATCGGCGGACTGGCCAGGGAAGACTTCCAGGACCCGGAAAAGGCCACCCGCCTGGTCAAAAATCTTGGCGAAAGCGTCCAGACCGGGGAAAAACTTGGCAAAATCCAGGCCAAGCTTTTCGACATCCTGGTGGAGCCAAAGCTGGTCCAGCCCCATTTTATATACCACTACCCCACGGACATATCGCCTTTGTCCAGAAAAAACGAACAAGACCCCTCCATCACTGACCGCTTTGAACTGTTCATCACGGGCCGGGAAATGGCCAATGCCTTTTCCGAACTCAATGACCCCATGGATCAGAGGGAACGGTTTGAGGACCAGGTTCTGGAAAAGGAAGCTGGAGACGACGAAGCCCATTTCATGGATGAGGATTATGTCCGGGCCCTGGAGTACGGAATGCCTCCGGCTGGTGGCGAAGGCATCGGTATTGACCGGCTGGTCATGCTCTTTACTGATTCACCATCCATCCGGGAGGTGATCCTCTTTCCCCTTCTCCGGCCGGAGGTGTCAACCGGTTGA